A segment of the Chloracidobacterium sp. genome:
AAATATTTGGAAAAAATCGCAGACCGTCTGATCGGGCGCAGCTTGTTGCGCTACAAGACGCAGTTGTTATTTATACCGATGACGGCGCTATTGTGGTTACACCCAGGCTTGCCAAGGACATTCGGGAAAATTTGGATCAGATCATTGAAAGTGCTGAATCTAAACCGACATCAAAAGACGAACCGACAGATCAAAAATCTTAGAGGATATTATGACGCCAGAGAATAACGAAGAAAAAAACCGCGTCAAAAATGACAGCGGAGATCATCACTACTTCACACAGACGCCGCGAATCGTGTGGGCTTATTCCCGTACACCGTATGATCTTGCGCTCTGGCAAACAATTAAAGATATTGCCGGTGATAACGGCGAATGTTTTATTTCCACGCCGGACCTTGCCGTACTCGCAATGATGAGTGTCGGACAATGCTCGGAAAGTCGGAATTACCTGCTCAAATGCGGATTACTGGTAGGCGAAATTCGCAAAGACCCAGGCTACCCATTGGCGGTTTGGCATTTAAGCATCCCAGACCTCTGGGAGAAATCAACAGCGTGGAGCGGAAAACATAAAAGCATTGCAACCCGACTGAAATACAAATCTGAGCAACGTGAAAAAATAGTCAAAGCTCGTGAAGCTGCTCGGACAGAGAAAGCCAAAAGAGGTCTTTCACCTGCTGAAATGTCTGACCTTTCACCTGCTGAAAGACCTCTTTCACCTACTGAAAGACCCCCCTCACCAGGTGAAATAAAGAATATTAAACAAGAAGATCCCAAAGAAGACGGCGCGCAAGCTGCGCCGCCCGCAGCTTGGGGAGTTGCATGGCAACTAGCAGCAGGTGTCGAGGAAGTTGTACTTCCTTCCGAAGAAGAAATGCAGGACGCTAGAGTGTCCAACGCCGTTGAAATGTTTCCGCAGGAGCACAAGGAGCTTGTGCGTGCCTTTATCCTCGAAACCGGAATTTTCCCGGTCAATGATGATGTATCAGGCTGGTGCAAAGCATTTCGGGATCAGAAGATACGAACTGGATTGTCTGCCGAAAACGTAACGATGGCTTGCCGGAAATTGTTTGCTGAGGGACTGACCATCGTAAATCCATTCTCGATCGTTGGCACTGCAGGATCAATGCGCCAGGCTGAACCGCGAAAGCCAAACCAACCCCCACCTCCCATACAGGTTCCAGAAAATGACTGGAGAAAGCAGATCAGGCTATGAGTGACGATATCGTTTTTCCCGAAGAAACAATTTCGCAAGTTCCGCACAGCCGCGACGCCGAAGAAGCGTTGCTTGGCTCAGTGTTAATCAACCCTGAGTGTTATTACGATCTGAATTTTCTTGCGCCAGACGATTTTTACATCCACAGCAACAAATGGGTTTGGGAAGCATACTCAAAACTAAATGATAGTCGCCAGCCGATCGATTTTCTGACCGTTTCAGAAGAACTGGAACGCGCTGGAAAACTGGCAGAGATTGGCGGGTCGGCATACCTCACGACGTTGATCAACAAGGTTCCGTCGTCTCTGAACTCAGAGTCTTATGCGCGAATTATTGAGGGGTGTTCGGCTCGCCGCAAGATGATTTCAGCAGCTAACAAAATTGCCACCGCCGCATACAACGAACAAATGACTATTGCCGAAGCTCGCGAGATTGCAAATCGTGAGATTACATCCGCCTCAGAAGACAGGCGGAATGACGAAAAAGAATCATTCGTCCGCGCAATGTCGAGGGTATACGACCGTGCCGTGCTCAATGCAGAACGCACAGCAAAAGGACTTCCCATTGTTACAGGGATAAAAACAGGTCTGATTGATCTGGATATCCAATTGCTTGGAGTCGAGAACGAAGAAAGTGTTCTCATCGCCGCTCGTCCCGGACAAGGAAAGACATCGCTGTTGTTTGATATTGCCCGGCACAATGTCTTGAGAGAGTCCAAAAACGTCGCTGTCTTTTCGCTTGAAATGAGCGATGAAGAGGTTGCTCGAAGATTTCTCGCGCAAGAAGCCGAGGTCGACTCGACCAAGATCAAGACAGGCACGATGGATCAACTCGAATGGTCTCGGTTTACAAACGCAATGGAACTTTACGAGAACAGTGGACAGATATTCCTCTCTGATGTGCGTGGGTTGACTCCCGCAGCGCTTCGCGCCAAGTGCCTGAAACTACAGCGCATGTACGGCATTGACCTTGTAGTAGTGGATTACTTGCAATTGATGTCCCCAGGCATCCGCGTCGAGAACCGCAACCGTGAAGTGGCTTATATCTCACGCCAGATCAAACTCCTGACTGGAGAGTTAAAAGTCCCGATCTTTTCAGCCGTGCAAATGTCCCGAGGCGTGGAAGGACGAGCAGATAAACGACCGGTACTTTCTGATCTGAAAGATTCTGGCGATCTTGAGCAGGATGCGAATACAGTTATTTTCCTGCATCACGACGAATACAAAAAGGACGCACCAACCGAGGCAATTATCGCCAAGCGCAGGGATGGAGCGACTGGAAGCGTGAATATCGTTTACCGCAAGCAGTTCACGAAATTTGGTAATGTGACGAGGAATTGATTTTTTGTCGTGTGAACACTTAACAGGATAAGAAAATAGAACTTTGAAAATTCAGATAAATCGGGTGGCGGCGTGCAAGCCGTGTAATGCGAGCCTAGCGACCCAATCCCCGTTTTATTACCTGCCGCGATACCCGCTGACATGATTGCTCATCAGAAAGCGTAAGTGGCAGGCGTTGGAGAGGATGGTCGGCACAAATCGGAAGCCGTCAAAGTGAAATCCGGCGGGTGCGACTCGGCAAGCTGAGCCGCCCAAAAATTCGCCGTCCTCTCTTTTTATTTGAAATCACGCCTCGGCTCCCACTTTATTGTTAAGAGGCTGATCTATGCAGGATGCCCCTATCATCCTGCATTACGCCGAAGTAGCTCAATGGCAGAGCGTCTGCTTTGTAAGCAGAGGGTTGCAGGTTCGAATCCTGTCTTTGGCTCTGGTAGGCAGTTTGATCTGACAAGTCCAAAGTCAGATTGCCGCCCAAATGTCAGAGTGGTGTCTGACATGGTGTTCCTCCTCAAAGACGTGCGCGGTTCGGACCCGCGCACGTCGAGAAATTTATTCGCTTATCAAGGTAAAAAAATACTATGGCTTTCCTGTACTCAAATACCTCCAGAAGTAGAAACAAATTTAATGCCGTCAAAACCGAAGTGGATGGTTTTGTTTTCGACAGCGAGGCGGAAGCGCGAAGATACTCCGAGCTTCTAATCCTCGAAAAAGCCGGCGAGATCAAATCTCTATGCCTTCAGCCGGTATTCACGCTGATCGTCAACGGGGAACGCGTCGGCAAATATATTGCTGATTTCAAGTACCTCACCGCAAAAGGGGAAACAGTTGTTGAAGATGTAAAAGGCGTGAAAACCCCTGTGTATCGATTGAAGAAAAAGCTTGTCAAAGCCATTTATGGTTTTGATATTGTTGAAGTGTGATACCGTGAAAAAAATTTTACTTTCGCTTCTTGTGTTACTTCTGGTCGGCTCGTGTGTAGCCAACCAGACTCCTGCTCCAGTAGATCCATTGCTGGAGGCTGGTCGCGCCCAGGCAACCGCGGACGCAAAGTTGCGCGAAGTTGAATATTACGGCATCCAATTAACAGGCACGGCAGAAGCGCCATTAAAAGCCTTTACCCTTACCGCAGCGGATATCACCCTTCAAAGCGCCTACGCACTCGGTACAGAAACCGCCGCTGTAAAAACCCAATCAGCAAACCTGACAGCCACGGCAACCCTATGGACTCCAACTCCAACATTTACGCCGACCCCGAATGCGACTCAAACCCTGTCATTTGCTCAGCTAGACGCTCAGGTGCAGGAGATCCAAAACGACACGGCTTTGGATAACCTGAAAGTTGACCGCGCAAGAAAGTCTAACGATTTTTGGACTATTGCATTGCCAATATTTTTATTGTGCGCATTGCTGGCAGTTGCGTACATAGCGATCACATATTCGCGCACGATCCGAAAACGAGAAGTCAAACGCGATGCGCATGGCAATGCGCCGTTGATCGTGGATATTGTGGACGGTTTTATCACTGACATGGATGCCAGCCCAAATTACTCAACAAATCCAAAACTTCCGCCGGTCACAGCCTCGCGCCAGGACGGTCAGCGAGCGATACAAGCGCAAATTCTGAAAAAACTTCCTTCTACTAGTTCTGCAAAAATTGAGGCGGCGCCGCAGCCTGTTATACCTGCCGAAAAGCGGATAGAAGTTCTGCCAGAGCAAAAAACGGAGGAAAAATTACTTCCGCTCCCGTCATGGGAAATGCTCCGTAATTGGAATTTTGCCAATGGCTTGCCTTATGGAGTGAACGCGAGGACAGGAGAGCTCGAAGCATGGGATTATTCAAAACTCCCACACCTGTCTGTGTTTGGAATGACTGGCTCTGGAAAATCTCGCCGCTTCTTGCGCCCACTGGTCGCCTCGATGCTCGCCGCGAATCAGAGAGTATTGCTTCTCGGAAAAGAAACAGACTTCCAGCCGTTTGTCTCACATCCAAACGCGCTGGTGATCCCTGTCTATGAACTAACCGAACGCGACGAAGCTGCAAAATACTCCTACGCTCTTGAGCAATGCGTGAAAGAGCAGAATATCCGTGCCCGCCACCTGGTAGAAGTCGGCGCATCCACATGGCAACGTGCAGGTTACGAAAATACGTTTATCGTTTTGGATGAGATCGGAAACGCCCTGCGCCAAATGCCAAAAGACGTGGCTCGGATGAGTTTCAATCATGTTGTTTCTCTGGTGAATGAAGGCCGCAAAGTCGGCTTCAATGTGGTCTTTTCGTCTCAGCGGCCAAAGAGCTTCATCGACCTGACAACCCAATGCGGACAGGCTGTATTCCTTGTACGCAATGACCGCGAGAGCGGATACGCGCTCGGACAGCCAGGCGCGGAACGTCTCCGCGAAGGATATTTCTTTGCGCGATTTGGCGATCTAAAACTTGCAGGTGCATTCGAGCCTGACGACGCTCAGATTATAGACTTGCTCAAAAGCGTAACTGTGAAGACTCTCGAAAAGCCGAAATGGATTGAAGCCAAACAATCTGCCAATGCTCCGTTGATCATTCCGCAGGAAACTCAAGAAAGTCTCGAAGCTGGTCGTATTAAATCGCTACATGCGGAAGGAAAGACTGAAGGCGAGATTATCCGTGAGATATGGGGTGTCTATGGCGGCGGCTCGTTCTACAATCGCCGCGAACAGGTAAGAAAAGTTTTGACTTCTTCTTCTCCTGAAATCACCGTAAACCGCCAATAATCCCAAGAAGAAGTAGAAGAAGAAGCGAAAAAAAATGACAACTTTTGGAAACGCAAATGAGCAAGTCAAACCATCCACCCAGGCGAATAGCCGTCTTGTGCGCGGGATTATTTACGTCTTGGAAGAGTGGCGAGTCCTGACTGTCGTGTTCGAGCGGACGTTCACCAGCAACATGGCGGCTACAGTCCCGTGGATCGCGCCACTCATTCCCGCCAGTTTTGCGCTAAAGAATGCCGCTGAGAAGCTGCATGTTCAAAATGGCGTGGAGTACATTATCGCCGCATCGATCGAAGGATTGGGAATGTCTGTGACCTCGACCGCGTTCGAGTTGTGGGATTGGAGTGATAAGAACAGAGACGCTAAGATGTCGGCTCCGATTCGGATATCCATCGGAACAGTTGTTTTTTACATCGTGATCGTCATCGCGGTAAATGTTGGGTTGGACCTTGGTTGGGCGGACTGGGTCATTAGAGCTATGTTGTCCCTCTTATCCATTCCTGCGATTGTCACCCTGGCGCTACGGTCTCAACATTCTCGCCGTATTGCTGAGCAGGAAGCCGCCAAAATTGCGGCGGATCTGCGAGAGCTTGCACAGCAGGAAGAGAAGGTTCGCGTCGATGAAATATCTGCCGAGGCGCAGCGCAAGCAGTTAGAGTTCGAACTTGAGCAAAAGCGCCTTGATGCCGAAGCCCGCAGAGTTCTGAAACTCGAAAGGGCGCGTGCAAAAACTTCCATCACTTCTGAAAGTAGTTCCGGAAGTAATGGAAGTTCTGAAACCAGTTCCGAAACTAAGCCGGCTTTTAGAACTGGTCGGAAGCCAACCCACAGAGACGCCGTGTTCAATTACATCGAGACTTACATACAGACACATGGAGGCATCCCGACATTTACAGAGGTAGAGCAGGAATTAAAACTTCCGCAAAGCACCGCCTCCCGCTTGCGCGGAGAGTGGTTGAAAGAAAGAGGAAATAGTTAGGAGCTTTATGGAAAAAAAGGCAAAAAGCAATTTAATCATTATTGTCTTATTATTTACTTGGGCTGCAACCTACTGGATTGCCATCGTCATCAACGGCATGTTTTGATATTTATGATCATTATCGTTTACGACTCAGGGAAAGTTTTTATAATGGATTCATCCTTGCTTTATGATCCATTCCCGCAACCTGCAACCAAAGCAAACGAACAAATCAAAGAAAATCAAGCATTGGAGTAGTTATGTTCACTAATTTTGATTTTGAACCAGAAAAAAAAGAAAACAAATTACAGTATTTTGACGACGTAAAATCATCAGATGGTTGGGAAGGGCACACAACATCAAAAACCGTTGAACGAATAATTCAGGAAATCCAGAACAACCTTGCCTTGCTCGACTGTGTTTTTGTCAGTTGCGAAAAAGGAAAATTCGGTGAGCGGCTTGGTTTTCGTATTCATTTCGCCATGAAATCAAAAACTGGAGAAATGGTATCCAGTCGTTTGAATATTGCCTGTTTGCCGTTACGAAAAAAGTTTATTCGTCGTGGGACCAAAGATAACCGCATTGAGGGAACGCAAAAGATGGCTCTTTACATGACAGCCAAGGCTATAAAAGGAATGTACTTCCTCAATGTCCTATCCCCTGAATTTATCCCGTTCATGTCCCTGATATTGCAGGGAAATCAAACACTTGGGCAATTATGGATCACTCGTGGCGGGTTGACACCCCTTCTTCCGAGTCCGGTGGATGTGTTCGATGCTGAGGTTATAAACGATAAATAATATTTCACGAAGCGCGTCCCAAGCGTTTCTAAGACCCAGTTGGGCAACTCTGCATATCGTTACCCAGATTCCTGATTTCCGCGTGTCCCAAGAAGCCTGATTCCAAAATCGCGTCACAAGCCCAGATAAGCCCGAAATTAGCACATGCAGCATACTGTATCAAGTAGCTGCATGTTTTTTTTCGTCTAAGGAAGTCTC
Coding sequences within it:
- the dnaB gene encoding replicative DNA helicase → MSDDIVFPEETISQVPHSRDAEEALLGSVLINPECYYDLNFLAPDDFYIHSNKWVWEAYSKLNDSRQPIDFLTVSEELERAGKLAEIGGSAYLTTLINKVPSSLNSESYARIIEGCSARRKMISAANKIATAAYNEQMTIAEAREIANREITSASEDRRNDEKESFVRAMSRVYDRAVLNAERTAKGLPIVTGIKTGLIDLDIQLLGVENEESVLIAARPGQGKTSLLFDIARHNVLRESKNVAVFSLEMSDEEVARRFLAQEAEVDSTKIKTGTMDQLEWSRFTNAMELYENSGQIFLSDVRGLTPAALRAKCLKLQRMYGIDLVVVDYLQLMSPGIRVENRNREVAYISRQIKLLTGELKVPIFSAVQMSRGVEGRADKRPVLSDLKDSGDLEQDANTVIFLHHDEYKKDAPTEAIIAKRRDGATGSVNIVYRKQFTKFGNVTRN
- a CDS encoding DUF1064 domain-containing protein; this encodes MAFLYSNTSRSRNKFNAVKTEVDGFVFDSEAEARRYSELLILEKAGEIKSLCLQPVFTLIVNGERVGKYIADFKYLTAKGETVVEDVKGVKTPVYRLKKKLVKAIYGFDIVEV